A part of Dermacentor variabilis isolate Ectoservices chromosome 10, ASM5094787v1, whole genome shotgun sequence genomic DNA contains:
- the LOC142559218 gene encoding uncharacterized protein LOC142559218: MDESSPQSSSNRDEVLTPSSSSESIRRHEPRYVVRGHSPQKARGSAAKSSERRPSHSPKPETEDIASRSSAEAPGYVSTDESSLTPLIVAEGSPPGAKSSAPRKVHGTLRKANATPATQGEKRSDVLEKANVARSGSTAMTCGRERRIYAEEREKSKRSVFSRTGRHLLARGRRTTGNSFAGRQASIPSRFEDIEGQRIFDADAAYPKSSLFGRLSTGIGSIARRLFRSGPPGALPTTVVRGKGKRTELGLLTSRSGEARTLRGQSEGAPFGEEGRVQGSRLKRTRHSRRNDVDDTIQGSEQDLQPLYHAARSSHRHDRRSPIRRATETVVGGDGVSLSAACIAASDNAKRVALETSGVRRPVPEGQGDIQLQDNRGTCAMPKTRTSRFDPMVLIAAGENLRRKRKEESTRSHRRRHRSKERDERTKSKSSGSRGRGESNGEGEHRRKRKSRSRKRHRDGSRSSKEKSETNVAGSTYELSGSPSRSFDFSISPVPVTRGTLPRPELTRSSEAQLGSSTWLVDGNSSDSPQAVAPDMMSSLRKPFAPPRKEKKREVNVISASSQLSNKKSKRSSKRSSKKKKTSRPVKEAEKEEPNQLPAVGEVSPPSGQESGATSPQQMSEPRSKHKSKSKSKSKRKSRENKGREAGKDGEKSPNDKEKRKKSKRKSREDKKSKADESPGEESPNGREERKSKRKSRKDKETNAHKGATEESPPERKERKSKRKSRKDKETKAEKNSREESPQDREERKSKRRSKGSKGKKSPGRSGNTSPQDAGERKKRGRHGKNDRSRKHQKHRKHRKKHSPKAAPENGTTNSYFFQWNTADVPSVAGIHRDLIFSTREMEDHSPIWSPGSETVTLPFSSLSTSTLPDKRRPDSGRRGKKSDQRATSRRSKRSSKRSKHDRHRRSRRGHGHRSHKSRERATSPGSPPSGEISPAESRNRSRPTSPAALAGDVSPASPPGRISPAGLKSPSSETPTSQESSLSPESSRKKSRHHRHGKKHRRKKHKRRGSPRHKSRSRASKRSRSKHRRSKSSRSRKGKDRSPRSGEISSVTPESTVSGGSKRQERSGSRRSRSRSRSRSHRSGRSSHGSKRKSRSKDRSLSPERSRERSTETSTKSPETSREDKIGRKRSRTWTKSRSRHSSRSRSSRKSRSRSRESKSRSRSRSEGSRRSRSKRSRESESISSSSPHRTTSDIRKHKGKKRHHRHRHRKGRGRSSHRKSRLNMTSGAGRGRKKRGDTVTESYAAQSSPPYLCLLLSSVGVVLTMVTCVILIYYVITCRKQLMATSHSVFSGATQPEYPDPEHEPIAPEVVPGTPEAMQVYYCTTDHCKREARYIGRLLSQRERPCDNFYKHVCNVWMSEHPAHALSTGSVVSRDTLLQDNIARQLVAVVGSARQRDIKVAANLYKVCADRGRSAARSKEAIGALFSRWKIVKWPRTGAVEDVMAVWTFAAELNRDLNLATLVRAGVGTDPDNVDATAIELSQPRCLYARVGKDNKEAEDLLIAAVREAATEIGDSGPATDALGGQLWSACTLIAAACRSGYGDDSVSVVKFGQLKHLGLQTFLTVLLHGGIGSADNVVLHSVRSLLRELQGVLHTVPPLDALNYLGFLAIVHVAPFLPDELRGLRYLFTEARLGRTVGDANGDTPLLCARLVERALPGCFAKAAHIWRLSNGQEMSTREWLTQLESVFLRHVADFPWMSELSSLLIRYRVKRRALTQFGQSLGERRDDACAPLDDQMGVGDPLLFFANVSRRRQAQKFRELRGDSALLRRRAAGSEFSTEASFRRSLRVVHVPAALFNASVESNSSFFVFHLARVAVRFYRALVQLLHEDPYERDVPASFTDDSRAKLDALLDCFDGDAQSSLGASSTSPDALSQLRRAFLDGTSALLLAMKAFEELPPVRQIWKLDLRLAGLENSSAKQLFFIYFALDNCESTAPAFHKSSMSAEDKVNVPLKHIKQFAEAFHCKAQDPMASARHGSCSVMRGVRHEQPTQRREYRKPDGSSPSGV, encoded by the coding sequence ATGGACGAGAGCTCTCCACAGTCCTCTAGTAATCGGGACGAAGTACTCACACCGTCTTCTTCGTCGGAGTCAATACGGCGGCATGAGCCGCGGTATGTTGTCCGTGGCCACTCACCGCAGAAAGCCAGAGGCTCAGCTGCGAAGTCGTCAGAGAGACGGCCGTCCCATTCACCGAAACCAGAGACGGAAGATATCGCGTCTAGGAGCTCCGCAGAAGCTCCGGGGTACGTTAGCACTGACGAGTCTTCCCTGACGCCCCTTATCGTCGCGGAAGGTTCTCCTCCCGGGGCCAAGTCCTCAGCGCCTAGGAAAGTGCACGGCACGCTCCGGAAAGCTAACGCGACGCCAGCGACGCAAGGCGAAAAGCGCTCAGATGTCCTCGAGAAAGCCAATGTCGCGCGAAGCGGATCGACAGCGATGACGTGCGGCCGCGAACGCCGTATCTACGCTGAAGAACGAGAGAAATCGAAGCGTTCCGTTTTCTCCAGAACAGGCCGACACCTCCTGGCGAGAGGCCGCAGGACAACGGGCAACAGTTTCGCAGGCCGTCAGGCATCGATACCGAGCAGATTCGAGGACATAGAAGGGCAACGCATATTTGACGCGGACGCTGCGTATCCCAAGTCGTCGCTGTTTGGAAGACTATCGACGGGCATCGGCTCGATCGCCAGGAGGCTTTTCCGAAGCGGCCCACCGGGAGCATTGCCGACGACTGTAGTTCGCGGAAAAGGAAAGAGAACGGAACTTGGATTGTTGACGTCTCGTTCAGGAGAAGCGCGTACTCTCCGGGGGCAGTCAGAAGGTGCCCCTTTTGGGGAAGAAGGCAGAGTCCAGGGTTCTCGCCTGAAGCGCACCCGCCATAGCCGCCGCAATGACGTAGACGACACGATCCAAGGGTCGGAACAAGATCTGCAGCCGTTGTACCACGCTGCTCGTTCGTCTCATCGCCACGACCGGAGAAGCCCTATTCGCAGAGCAACCGAAACGGTAGTAGGTGGAGACGGAGTTTCTTTGAGCGCAGCATGTATCGCCGCGTCGGATAATGCAAAACGCGTGGCCCTGGAGACGTCCGGAGTTCGCAGACCGGTTCCAGAGGGTCAAGGTGACATCCAGCTACAAGACAACAGAGGTACTTGCGCGATGCCAAAGACACGTACTAGTCGCTTTGATCCTATGGTGTTGATTGCTGCGGGCGAGAATCTCCGCAGGAAGCGAAAAGAAGAGAGCACAAGATCGCACAGAAGGAGACATCGCTCGAAGGAGCGCGACGAAAGAACCAAGTCCAAGTCCTCCGGCAGTCGAGGGCGTGGCGAGAGTAACGGCGAAGGCGAACACCGACGCAAGAGGAAATCACGGTCGCGCAAGCGGCacagagatggcagcaggagtAGTAAGGAGAAGTCCGAGACGAACGTCGCAGGATCAACGTACGAACTCAGCGGCTCGCCGTCTCGATCCTTCGACTTCTCCATCAGCCCGGTGCCCGTGACACGTGGCACCCTACCTCGGCCCGAGCTTACGCGATCCAGCGAAGCCCAGCTTGGATCGAGCACGTGGCTTGTGGATGGAAACTCTTCCGACAGCCCTCAAGCGGTCGCTCCGGACATGATGTCGTCGTTGCGGAAGCCCTTTGCGCCTCCGCGGAAGGAGAAAAAACGCGAAGTCAACGTCATTTCCGCGTCATCACAACTTTCCAATAAAAAGTCTAAGCGCTCGTCTAAAAGATCCTCCAAGAAAAAGAAGACATCGAGGCCAGTGAAGgaagcagaaaaagaagagcCAAATCAGTTGCCGGCAGTCGGCGAAGTCTCACCACCCAGCGGGCAAGAAAGTGGCGCAACGAGCCCACAACAAATGTCAGAACCGAGGTCGAAGCACAAGTCAAAGTCGAAGTCCAAGTCGAAGCGGAAGTCGAGAGAGAATAAAGGAAGAGAAGCGGGCAAGGATGGCGAGAAGAGTCCTAACGATAAAGAGAAGCGCAAAAAGTCCAAGCGGAAGTCTAGAGAAGATAAAAAAAGCAAAGCTGACGAGAGTCCAGGTGAGGAGAGTCCGAACGGCAGAGAGGAACGGAAGTCCAAGCGGAAGTCCAGAAAAGATAAAGAAACCAATGCGCACAAGGGTGCCACAGAAGAAAGTCCGCCGGAAAGAAAGGAACGCAAGTCCAAGCGAAAGTCCAGAAAAGATAAAGAAACCAAAGCGGAGAAGAACTCAAGAGAGGAGAGTCCACAGGATAGAGAGGAACGGAAGTCCAAGCGAAGGTCGAAAGGTAGCAAAGGAAAGAAATCGCCCGGGCGCTCGGGGAATACGAGTCCGCAAGACGCCGGGGAGCGCAAGAAACGCGGGAGACACGGGAAGAACGACAGAAGCCGGAAACACCAAAAACATCGAAAACATCGAAAGAAGCACAGCCCGAAAGCTGCCCCGGAGAATGGAACAACGAATTCCTACTTCTTTCAGTGGAACACTGCCGACGTCCCAAGCGTAGCAGGCATTCATCGGGATCTTATCTTTAGTACACGCGAAATGGAGGACCACTCTCCAATTTGGAGTCCGGGCTCAGAAACGGTCACTTTGCCTTTCAGTTCGCTTTCGACGTCTACGCTGCCAGATAAGCGTCGACCGGACAGTGGCCGAAGAGGCAAGAAGTCTGATCAGAGGGCGACCAGTAGACGATCCAAGCGCTCCTCGAAGCGTTCGAAGCACGACAGGCATCGCAGAAGTCGCAGAGGCCACGGTCATCGCAGTCATAAGAGCCGAGAAAGGGCTACGAGTCCTGGAAGCCCACCAAGCGGCGAAATTAGCCCGGCCGAGTCGCGTAATCGTTCAAGGCCTACGAGTCCTGCAGCTCTCGCAGGTGACGTCAGCCCAGCAAGCCCTCCTGGCAGGATCAGCCCTGCCGGCCTTAAGAGCCCGTCAAGTGAGACTCCGACAAGTCAGGAAAGTTCACTGAGCCCAGAATCCTCTAGGAAGAAGTCTCGACACCACAGGCATGGCAAGAAGCACAGACGCAAGAAGCACAAACGAAGGGGCTCTCCAAGACACAAAAGTCGTTCCAGGGCGTCCAAAAGAAGCCGTTCTAAACATCGACGTTCCAAAAGTAGCAGATCGAGGAAAGGAAAGGATAGAAGTCCGAGGAGTGGGGAAATTTCGAGCGTTACACCTGAAAGCACTGTATCTGGCGGCTCGAAGCGTCAAGAAAGAAGCGGGTCACGTAGGAGCCGGTCCCGAAGCCGAAGTAGGAGCCATCGAAGTGGCAGGTCTAGCCACGGGTCGAAAAGGAAGAGCCGTAGTAAGGACAGGAGCTTAAGCCCTGAGCGAAGTCGCGAGAGGAGTACTGAGACGAGTACGAAGAGTCCAGAGACAAGTAGAGAAGACAAAATCGGGAGAAAGAGATCCCGTACTTGGACGAAATCGAGAAGCAGGCATAGTAGCCGAAGCAGAAGCAGCAGAAAATCGCGAAGTCGTAGCCGGGAATCAAAGAGCAGGAGCAGATCAAGAAGTGAAGGCAGCCGCAGATCCAGAAGCAAGCGAAGCCGGGAGTCTGAAAGCATCAGCAGCAGTTCGCCGCACCGAACGACATCGGATATAAGGAAacacaaaggaaagaaaaggcaCCATCGACACAGACACAGGAAAGGCCGCGGCAGGTCGTCCCACCGGAAGTCTCGTTTAAACATGACCTCGGGAGCAGGGAGAGGCCGGAAAAAGCGCGGAGACACCGTTACGGAGAGTTACGCGGCCCAGTCTTCACCGCCCTACCTCTGTCTGTTGCTGTCGAGTGTGGGCGTCGTGCTGACCATGGTAACGTGCGTGATCTTGATATATTACGTCATCACCTGCAGGAAACAACTGATGGCTACTAGCCATTCGGTTTTCAGCGGTGCTACCCAACCCGAGTATCCCGACCCGGAGCACGAACCGATCGCCCCAGAAGTCGTCCCAGGTACGCCAGAAGCTATGCAGGTGTATTACTGCACGACAGACCATTGTAAGCGGGAGGCACGGTACATCGGGAGACTTCTTAGCCAACGAGAGCGACCGTGTGATAACTTCTACAAGCACGTTTGCAACGTTTGGATGAGCGAGCATCCGGCGCACGCTTTAAGCACCGGGTCGGTGGTCTCGCGAGACACGCTGCTCCAGGATAACATCGCGCGCCAGCTTGTCGCTGTTGTCGGCAGCGCGAGACAGCGAGACATCAAAGTAGCGGCGAACCTTTACAAGGTCTGTGCCGACAGAGGTCGCAGCGCCGCTAGATCCAAGGAGGCGATCGGCGCGCTGTTCTCCCGGTGGAAGATAGTGAAGTGGCCTAGAACCGGCGCAGTTGAGGACGTAATGGCGGTGTGGACCTTCGCTGCTGAACTGAACCGAGACTTGAATCTGGCAACACTCGTACGTGCCGGCGTCGGTACCGACCCGGACAATGTGGACGCCACAGCTATTGAGCTATCCCAACCTCGATGCCTCTACGCTCGCGTCGGCAAGGACAATAAAGAAGCAGAGGATCTTCTGATCGCAGCTGTGCGCGAAGCTGCCACTGAAATCGGCGACTCGGGCCCGGCTACCGACGCCCTTGGGGGCCAACTATGGTCAGCGTGCACTCTCATCGCAGCCGCGTGCCGCAGTGGTTACGGGGACGACAGCGTCAGCGTCGTCAAGTTCGGACAGCTGAAACATTTGGGGTTACAGACGTTCCTGACCGTCCTGCTGCACGGCGGCATAGGCAGCGCCGACAACGTGGTCCTCCACTCGGTCCGCAGTTTGCTGCGAGAACTGCAGGGAGTCCTGCACACGGTGCCGCCTCTGGACGCGCTAAACTATCTGGGTTTCCTCGCAATCGTCCACGTGGCGCCGTTCCTCCCCGACGAGCTGCGAGGCCTACGATACCTGTTCACCGAGGCCCGCCTCGGTCGCACGGTCGGCGACGCCAATGGCGACACGCCCTTGCTGTGCGCTCGGCTCGTCGAACGGGCTCTGCCGGGCTGCTTCGCGAAAGCGGCGCACATCTGGCGCCTGTCAAATGGCCAGGAGATGTCGACGCGAGAGTGGCTGACTCAGCTGGAATCGGTCTTCCTGAGGCACGTCGCCGACTTCCCCTGGATGAGCGAGCTGTCGTCGCTGTTGATTCGCTACCGCGTCAAGCGACGCGCCCTGACGCAGTTCGGCCAGTCTCTTGGCGAGCGGCGAGACGACGCTTGCGCTCCCCTGGACGACCAGATGGGCGTCGGCGACCCTCTGCTGTTCTTCGCCAACGTCTCTCGGCGTCGGCAAGCCCAGAAGTTCCGGGAACTGCGCGGCGACAGCGCGCTGCTCAGGCGCCGCGCCGCCGGTTCGGAGTTCTCCACCGAGGCTTCGTTCCGCCGCTCGCTGCGGGTGGTCCACGTGCCGGCGGCGCTGTTCAACGCGTCCGTGGAGAGCAACAGCTCGTTCTTCGTGTTCCACCTCGCGCGCGTGGCCGTTCGGTTCTACCGGGCTCTGGTGCAGCTGCTGCACGAGGACCCGTACGAACGGGACGTGCCGGCGAGCTTCACCGACGACTCTCGGGCCAAACTGGACGCTCTGCTAGACTGCTTCGACGGGGACGCCCAGTCGAGCCTCGGCGCCTCCTCCACCTCGCCGGACGCCCTCTCGCAGCTGCGCCGGGCTTTCCTCGACGGCACGTCCGCGCTGCTGCTGGCGATGAAGGCGTTCGAAGAGCTCCCTCCCGTGAGGCAAATCTGGAAGCTCGACCTCCGGCTAGCGGGCCTCGAGAACTCGTCCGCGAAGCAGTTGTTCTTCATCTACTTCGCGCTGGACAACTGCGAGTCGACGGCCCCCGCTTTCCACAAGTCGTCGATGTCCGCGGAAGACAAAGTCAATGTCCCGCTCAAGCACATCAAGCAGTTCGCCGAGGCCTTCCACTGCAAGGCCCAGGATCCCATGGCGTCGGCTAGGCACGGCTCGTGCTCAGTGATGCGTGGCGTCCGCCACGAGCAGCCGACGCAGCGCCGGGAGTATCGAAAGCCCGACGGCTCGTCTCCTTCCGGGGTTTAG